From the genome of Miscanthus floridulus cultivar M001 chromosome 10, ASM1932011v1, whole genome shotgun sequence, one region includes:
- the LOC136489003 gene encoding uncharacterized protein has translation MAGDGDDVKDELQDMRTQIDGLATDIKTMHERMDSTVTTANERFDQLDLSQTATKTTLDTIVSRLDSLSTLVADLQNDYVGDTEQDGGDRQGRARRVPRRPGNDSFAKIKFKIPSFTGKYDPAAYLDWELEVDQKFSCHDIPANSQVKAAISEFTDFALIWWREYKQKHPATVPTTWDQLKAAMRYRFVPSYYARDLLNKMQCFQQGSQSVEDYYQELQKGMIRCGLVEENDAAMARFRGGLNREIQDILDYKEYYDMTTLFEFACKAERQIQGRRSKPYSNSFAGRSSTSGSALAPPAPSTPTTTPRERAATSAGTPPSTGAVPSTRRTRDIQCFRCQGFGHVSRECPNKRALLIRDDGEYSSASDSDDIQPAMLATDHAAKTDVHVNPDDADRYESLVVQRVLSTQVATPETNQRHTLFHTKGVVQERSIRIIIDSGSCNNLASTALVEKLSLPTRKHPHPYHIQWLNDGGKIRITRSVRVPFSMGAYSDFVDCDVIPMEVCSLLLGRPWQYDTDSLHHGRSNHYSLMFKGQKIIIHPMTPEQIIKDDLARAAKTAKQLAPSTSVNSEIKLNAPVLLATRADFDKLHDATLPCYALICSRVLVSLDDTPSLDIPPAVANILQEYADVFPKDLPPGLPPLRGIEHQIDLIPGAQLPNRAPYRTNPDETKEIQRQVQALLDKGYIRESLSPCSVPVLLVPKKDGSWRMCVDCRAINNITIRYRYPIPRLDDMLDELSGAIIFTKIDLRSGYHQIRMKLGDEWKTAFKTKFGLYEWLVMPFGLTNAPSTFMRLMNEVLRPFIGLFVVVYFDDILIYSKSMEEHLDHLRAVFDALRAANLFANIEKCMFCTQRVSFLGYVVTPQGIEVDSSKIDAIRAWPTPTTVTQIRSFLGLAGFYRRFVRDFSSIAAPLHELTKKDVPFAWSDSQEVAFSTLKDKLTNSPLLQLPDFTKVFELECDASGIGLGAVLLQEGKPVAYFSEKLSGASLNYSTYDKELYALVRTLHTWQHYLWHREFIIHSDHEALKHIRTQTNLNRRHAKWVEFIESFPYIIKHKSGKENVIADALSRRYTMLSQLDFKIFGLQTVKDQYVDDADFKDAFAHCIHGKPWGKFHIQDGFLFRANKLCVPASSIVYGYIPRAPIDLFALDAEDAPHIDAAAHIDQMISLHEQTKQNIATANAKYQETIFVIRLISHRRGW, from the exons AtggcaggcgacggcgacgacgtgaAGGATGAGCTGCAGGACATGCGGACACAGATTGATGGACTTGCCACCGACATCAAGACGATGCATGAACGGATGGATTCCACGGTCACTACGGCGAACGAGCGGTTCGATCAGTTAGACCTCTCGCAGACAGCCACCAAGACCACGCTCGACACCATCGTGTCACGCCTCGACTCATTGAGCACGCTGGTCGCAGATCTCCAGAACGATTATGTTGGTGACACGGAGCAGGACGGTGGAGACCGTCAAGGCCGCGCTCGCCGTGTGCCACGCCGTCCCGGTAATGATTCTTTTGCtaagataaaatttaaaattccatCTTTTACTGGCAAATATGATCCTGCTGCATATCTTGATTGGGAATTAGAAGTCGACCAGAAATTTTCATGCCATGATATTCCTGCTAATTCTCAAGTTAAAGCTGCTATTAGTGAATTTACTGATTTTGCTTTAATTTGGTGGCGTGAATATAAACAAAAACATCCCGCTACAGTTCCAACCACATGGGATCAATTAAAAGCTGCTATGCGATACAGATTTGTACCTTCTTATTATGCTCGCGATTTGCTTAATAAAATGCAATGTTTTCAGCAAGGTTCACAATCTGTAGAGGACTATTACCAGGAATTGCAAAAAGGCATGATTCGGTGTGGGTTAGTTGAGGAAAACGATGCTGCTATGGCACGTTTTCGTGGTGGGTTAAACCGTGAAATTCAGgatatacttgattacaaagagtaTTATGATATGACCACATTATTTGAatttgcttgcaaagctgaacGTCAAATACAGGGACGCCGCTCGAAGCCATattctaactcttttgcaggACGAAGCTCGACATCCGGTTCAGCACTCGCGCCCCCTGCACCGTCCACACCCACCACTACACCACGTGAGCGGGCAGCCACTTCTGCAGGTACTCCTCCGTCCACAGGTGCAGTTCCTTCCACACGCCGCACACGGGATATTCAGTGCTTTCGTTGCCAAGGATTTGGCCATGTGTCTCGGGAATGTCCGAACAAGCGTGCCTTGCTCATTCGTGACGATGGTGAGTATTCTTCTGCTAGTGATTCTGACGATATTCAACCCGCTATGCTTGCCACTGACCATGCAGCAAAGACGGACGTACATGTCAACCCGGACGACGCCGATAGGTATGAAAGTCTTGTTGTGCAGCGTGTTCTTAGTACACAGGTCGCTACGCCTGAGACGAATCAGCGACACACTCTTTTCCATACCAAGGGCGTTGTGCAAGAGCGATCCATTCGCATCATCATCGACAGCggcagctgcaacaatttggcgaGTACCGCGCTGGTTGAGAAGTTGTCTTTACCCACTCGTAagcatccacatccatatcacattcaATGGCTTAATGATGGTGGGAAAATTAGAATTACTCGTTCGGTCCGTGTTCCTTTCTCCATGGGTGCTTATTCTGATTTTGTCGATTGTGATGTTATTCCCATGGAAGTATGCTCTCTGTTACTTGGGcgaccttggcaatatgatactgaTAGCTTGCATCATGGTCGTTCCAATCACTATTCTCTCATGTTTAAGGGTCAAAAAataattatacatccaatgacaccTGAACAAATTATTAAAGATGATCTTGCTCGAGCTGCTAAAACTGCTAAACAACTTGCACCATCGACCTCTGTTAATTCTGAAATCAAGTTAAATGCTCCTGTTTTGCTTGCTACACGTGCTGATTTTGATAAGTTACATGATGCTACTTTGCCATGCTATGCCCTTATATGCTCTCGTGTGCTCGTTTCCCTTGATGATACACCGTCTTTGGATattccccctgctgttgctaacattttgcaggagtacgcTGATGTCTTTCCAAAAGATTTGCCACCAGGCCTCCCACCACttcgtggcattgagcaccagatcgacctcaTTCCCGGCGCACAGCTCCCGAACCGCGCCCCGTACCGTACAAATCcggatgagacaaaggagatccaGCGACAGGTACAGGCGTTGCTTGACAAGGGTTATattcgtgagtctcttagcccttgctctgttcctgtgttacttgttccaaagaaagatggctcttggcgtatgtgtgtagaCTGTCGTGCTATTAATAACATTACCATTCGCTACCGATATCCTATACCACGCCTTGATGATATGCTAGATGAGCTTAGTGGTGCCATTATTTTTACTaagattgatttgcgtagtggctaCCATCAGATTCGCATGAAATTAGGTGATGAATGGAAAACGGCTTTTAAAACGAAATTTGGGTTATATGAATGGTTGGTTATGccgtttggtttgacgaatgctccCAGCACTTTTATGCGTTTGATGAATGAAGTTCTGAGGCCCTTCATAGGATTGTTTGTAGTTGTCTATTTTGATGATATCCTTATTTACAGCAAGTCTATGGAAGAGCATTTAGACCATTTGCGTGCTGTTTTTGATGCGTTGCGTGCGGCCAATTTATTTGCTAACATCGAAAAATGCATGTTTTGCACACAACGTgtctcgtttcttggctatgttgttactccacAGGGCATTGAGGTGGATAGCAGCAAGATCGATGCCATTCGGGCGTGGCCTACACCGACGACGGTCACACAAATTCGAAGCTTTCTTGGCCTTGCAGGTTTCTACCGCAGGTTTGTTCGTGATTTTAGCTCCATTGCAGCGCCTCtacatgagcttacaaagaaggatgTCCCCTTTGCTTGGAGTGATTCGCAAGAGGTTGCGTTCAGCACCTTGAAAGATAAGTTAACCAATTCTCCTCTCTTGCAGTTGCCTGATTTTACTAAAgtgtttgagcttgaatgtgatgctagcggtATTGGGCTAGGtgctgttttgttacaagaaggaaaacctgttgcCTATTTTAGCGAGAAATTAAGTGGTGCTAGCTTgaattattctacttatgataaggagctttATGCTTTAGTGCGCACTTTGCATACTTGGCAGCACTACCTTTGGCATCGcgagtttataattcattctgatcatgaggctTTAAAACATATTCGTACCCAAACAAACCTGAACCGTCGTCATGCTAAATGGGTAGAATtcattgagtcttttccttacattattaaacacaagagcgggaaagaaaatgttattgctgatgctttgtctcgtCGCTATACCATGCTATCACAGttagattttaaaatttttgGCCTGCAAACTGTGAAGGATCAATATGtggatgatgctgattttaaagatgctTTTGCCCATTGTATTCATGGCAAACCCTGGGGCAAATTTCACATACAGGACGGGTTCCTGTTTCGCGCTAACAAGCTGTGTGTTCCAGCTAGCTCG ATTGTTTATGGTTATATTCCTCGAGCGCCCATTGATTTGTTTGCTCTTGATGCTGAGGACGCTCCACACATAGATGCCGCTGCACATATTGATCAAATGATTAGCTTGCATGAACAAACTAAACAAAACATTGCTACTGCTAATGCTAAATATCAG GAAACAATCTTCGTGATCAGGCTGATCTCGCACCGGCGAGGTtggtaa